In Gaiellales bacterium, the following proteins share a genomic window:
- a CDS encoding O-antigen ligase family protein has translation MAAFAFTAASVGLLAYDKGGYYFGAWPGGYLGVWRTAIAVSGLAAIAVLAGARGELRISRSALVAFGAMGLLWAWTAVSYLWSDDRASTATDIRFLLVYVAALGALILVAAGDRAVPVALGTLGGITAVASYAIATRLYPGVFGMFTAGSEFGRLYQPIGYWNALGAYAGIGVVLALGFMARGAMLVRMLAAVALMPLVATIYLTFSRGAVISLGVALVVLVVLDRRRVQLITAVAAGSVGAIGTILAIHGHSALTAFHRQFGPQKEQGEAVAARLVALAPLAMGGAALFAGLEARIQVPRRVRMLAGAGIVLIACLALAAGIHRYGNPVTTVRDAISTINNPAPTFPGGDLNLRFASLSLNGRALFWKAAWHEFTADPIIGSGGATFHHYWMRHRPVNVLVYNSHSLELETMAELGVIGLAIVLPAILAPIWAGIRRRAHPLAAAVTAAYVGYMVESSGDWTWQLPGATLAALACAAVIVNLGDDRRAFVLTDRWKLGGAVVAGVIAVAGAWAG, from the coding sequence GTGGCGGCGTTCGCCTTCACGGCCGCCTCGGTCGGGCTGCTCGCCTACGACAAGGGCGGGTACTACTTCGGGGCCTGGCCGGGCGGGTATCTGGGCGTCTGGCGCACGGCGATCGCCGTTTCGGGCCTGGCCGCAATCGCTGTTCTGGCGGGCGCGCGCGGAGAATTGCGGATCTCGCGCTCCGCGCTCGTGGCATTCGGCGCAATGGGCCTCCTGTGGGCGTGGACCGCGGTGTCGTACCTGTGGTCGGACGATCGAGCGTCCACGGCCACCGACATCCGCTTCCTGCTGGTCTACGTCGCAGCGCTCGGCGCGCTGATCCTCGTGGCCGCGGGCGACCGGGCCGTCCCGGTGGCGCTGGGGACGCTCGGCGGGATCACCGCCGTCGCCTCCTACGCGATCGCGACCCGGCTCTATCCCGGCGTCTTCGGGATGTTCACCGCCGGGTCGGAGTTCGGGCGGCTGTACCAGCCGATCGGCTACTGGAACGCGCTCGGGGCCTACGCCGGCATCGGCGTCGTGCTGGCGCTCGGCTTCATGGCCCGGGGGGCGATGCTCGTGCGGATGCTCGCCGCCGTCGCGCTCATGCCGCTCGTGGCGACGATCTACCTCACGTTCAGCCGCGGAGCGGTGATCAGCCTCGGCGTCGCGCTTGTCGTGCTGGTCGTCCTCGACCGCCGCCGCGTCCAGCTGATCACGGCCGTCGCGGCCGGCTCGGTCGGGGCGATCGGGACGATCCTGGCGATCCACGGCCACTCCGCGCTGACGGCCTTCCACCGTCAGTTCGGGCCGCAGAAGGAGCAGGGCGAGGCCGTCGCGGCCAGGCTGGTCGCGCTCGCGCCGCTGGCGATGGGCGGCGCCGCGCTGTTCGCCGGCCTCGAGGCGCGCATCCAGGTGCCGCGGCGGGTGCGCATGCTGGCCGGAGCGGGCATCGTGCTCATCGCATGCCTGGCACTCGCGGCCGGGATCCACCGCTACGGGAACCCCGTCACGACCGTCCGCGACGCCATCTCGACGATCAACAACCCGGCGCCCACCTTCCCCGGCGGCGACCTCAACCTGCGCTTCGCGAGCCTCTCGCTGAACGGGCGCGCGCTCTTCTGGAAGGCGGCCTGGCATGAGTTCACCGCCGATCCGATCATCGGTTCCGGCGGGGCCACCTTCCACCACTACTGGATGCGCCACCGCCCGGTGAACGTGCTCGTCTACAACTCACACAGCCTCGAGCTCGAGACGATGGCCGAGCTCGGCGTAATCGGCCTCGCCATCGTGCTGCCGGCGATCCTCGCCCCGATCTGGGCGGGCATCCGCCGCCGCGCGCACCCGCTGGCCGCGGCCGTCACCGCGGCGTACGTCGGCTACATGGTGGAGTCGAGCGGCGACTGGACGTGGCAGCTGCCGGGCGCGACGCTGGCCGCGCTCGCCTGCGCGGCCGTGATCGTGAACCTCGGCGACGACCGCAGGGCGTTCGTGCTCACCGATCGGTGGAAGCTCGGGGGCGCGGTGGTCGCGGGTGTCATCGCGGTCGCGGGCGCCTGGGCCGGCTGA
- a CDS encoding rhodanese-like domain-containing protein has product MGIDDLLGRSRAGLARLTPQAAQEAVRAGAVIVDMRPLGQRRAEGVVPGAVVVCRNVLEWRADGSSGHADDRLVGKDLIVMCAEGYSSSLAAATLQEIGLAGATDMIGGFEAWRDAGLPVEPCPD; this is encoded by the coding sequence GTGGGAATCGACGACCTCCTCGGCCGGTCGCGCGCAGGCCTCGCGCGGCTGACGCCGCAAGCCGCGCAGGAGGCCGTCCGCGCCGGAGCCGTGATCGTCGACATGCGCCCGCTCGGCCAGCGTCGCGCCGAGGGGGTCGTCCCCGGTGCCGTCGTCGTCTGCCGCAACGTGCTCGAGTGGCGCGCCGACGGGTCGTCGGGGCACGCCGACGACCGGCTCGTGGGCAAGGATCTGATCGTGATGTGCGCGGAGGGGTACTCGTCGAGCCTGGCCGCCGCGACCCTCCAGGAGATCGGGCTTGCCGGCGCCACGGACATGATCGGCGGCTTCGAGGCCTGGCGGGACGCCGGCCTCCCGGTCGAGCCCTGCCCCGACTAG
- a CDS encoding endonuclease/exonuclease/phosphatase family protein, translating into MPESLLIRTWNIAHGRDVPPGAEHGHVRRKLLREMAQVMIEDDPDVVLLQEVPVWAADLLREHTGMGVTLAPTYGAHIPFVHVPLPLAVGAAVGRALPDLVRTQVEGQAQAILYGPALLLVSARRVQLNERTRLRGEPRIAQLARLRHRSAGRELAIANVHADRGGDEQLEKAGFVLERFARGAPMVLAGDLNADMRSAGVHALRARGFVEESGEVGIDHVLVRNFEVEWAATRWLPERRDLRHNGSRPVRLSDHDPVDAVVSFA; encoded by the coding sequence GTGCCGGAGTCGCTGCTCATCCGCACCTGGAACATCGCTCACGGCCGCGACGTGCCCCCCGGCGCCGAGCACGGCCACGTGCGCCGGAAGCTCCTGCGCGAGATGGCCCAGGTGATGATCGAGGACGACCCCGACGTCGTCCTCCTCCAGGAGGTGCCGGTGTGGGCGGCCGACCTCCTGCGCGAGCACACCGGCATGGGCGTGACGCTGGCGCCGACGTACGGCGCCCACATCCCGTTCGTGCACGTGCCGCTGCCGCTCGCCGTCGGCGCCGCCGTTGGCCGGGCGCTGCCCGATCTGGTGCGGACGCAGGTCGAGGGCCAGGCCCAGGCCATCCTGTACGGCCCGGCGCTCCTGCTCGTCTCGGCCCGGCGCGTGCAGCTGAACGAGCGCACCCGCCTGCGCGGCGAGCCCCGCATCGCCCAGCTGGCCCGGTTGCGCCATCGCAGCGCCGGCCGCGAGCTCGCGATCGCGAACGTGCATGCCGACCGGGGCGGCGACGAGCAGCTCGAGAAGGCCGGTTTCGTGCTCGAGCGGTTCGCGCGCGGGGCGCCGATGGTGCTCGCCGGCGACCTGAACGCCGACATGCGGTCGGCCGGCGTGCACGCGCTGCGGGCGCGCGGGTTCGTCGAGGAGTCGGGCGAGGTCGGCATCGACCACGTCCTCGTCCGCAACTTCGAGGTGGAATGGGCGGCGACGCGGTGGCTGCCCGAGCGGCGCGACCTGCGCCACAACGGATCGCGCCCGGTGCGCCTCTCCGATCATGATCCCGTCGACGCGGTGGTGAGCTTTGCCTGA
- the ade gene encoding adenine deaminase, translating to MSDLGRRLAVARGDEPADLVIAGGHVLSVFTREWLRADVAVADGWIAGVGAYQGRVTLDASGMWVVPGLIDAHVHIESSRLLPDEFARLVLPHGTTTVIADPHEIANVLGTDGVHWLLDSTEGLPLDVFFMASSCVPASTFESPRRRLTPGDLEGLLRRRRVIGLAEMMNFPGVIAGAPSELEKLGLAGAEHVDGHAPGVLGPALQAYAAAGIRSDHEATTLEEGRERLRAGMWVLIREASGARNLEALIPLVSEFGPNRLAFCTDDRDPEHIVSEGHINSMVRAAVAAGVDPADALVMASHHPATWHGLRDRGAVAPGYRADLLLLPDLESFRPATVLKDGRTAADLPAAEVPDWVRNTVHVAPLTSGDLRIPWEGGDARVIGVRPGQIVTDSLVMAPRVAEGAAVADPVRDLAKIAVIERHLGTGRVGLGFIHGLGVRRGAIASTVAHDAHNVVVAGVDDDDMVRAARRLGEIGGGMVAVHDRGIKAELALPVAGLMSAAPAEDVVAASRALGDAARSLGCTLEAPFHSMGFLALSVIPELKITDHGLIDVGTFSVVGLNA from the coding sequence ATGAGCGACCTCGGGCGACGACTGGCGGTGGCCCGTGGGGACGAGCCGGCCGACCTGGTCATCGCCGGCGGCCACGTCCTCTCGGTCTTCACGCGCGAATGGCTGCGAGCCGACGTCGCCGTCGCCGACGGCTGGATCGCCGGCGTCGGGGCGTACCAGGGCCGCGTGACGCTCGATGCCTCGGGCATGTGGGTCGTGCCCGGGCTCATCGATGCCCACGTCCACATCGAGTCGTCCCGGCTGCTGCCGGACGAGTTCGCCCGCCTGGTGCTGCCGCACGGGACGACCACCGTCATCGCAGACCCGCACGAGATCGCGAACGTGCTCGGCACCGACGGCGTCCACTGGCTGCTCGACTCCACCGAGGGGCTGCCGCTCGACGTCTTCTTCATGGCCTCCTCGTGCGTGCCGGCGTCGACGTTCGAGTCGCCCCGGCGCCGGCTCACCCCCGGCGACCTGGAAGGCCTCCTGCGCCGGCGGCGGGTGATCGGGCTGGCAGAGATGATGAACTTTCCCGGCGTCATCGCCGGGGCACCGTCGGAGCTCGAGAAGCTCGGCCTGGCGGGCGCCGAGCACGTCGACGGCCATGCCCCGGGCGTGCTCGGGCCGGCGCTCCAGGCCTACGCCGCGGCGGGCATCCGCTCCGACCACGAGGCGACGACGCTCGAGGAGGGCCGCGAGCGCCTGCGCGCCGGCATGTGGGTGCTGATCCGGGAGGCCTCCGGCGCCCGCAACCTGGAGGCCCTGATCCCGCTCGTCTCCGAGTTCGGGCCGAACCGGCTCGCGTTCTGCACTGACGACCGCGACCCCGAGCACATCGTCTCGGAGGGCCACATCAATTCGATGGTGCGCGCCGCGGTCGCCGCCGGGGTCGATCCCGCCGACGCGCTCGTGATGGCGTCGCACCATCCGGCGACGTGGCACGGCCTGCGCGACCGCGGCGCCGTCGCCCCCGGCTACCGGGCCGACCTGCTGCTGCTGCCCGACCTCGAGAGCTTCCGGCCTGCAACCGTGCTGAAGGACGGCCGCACCGCCGCCGACCTGCCCGCCGCCGAGGTGCCCGACTGGGTGCGGAACACGGTGCACGTCGCCCCGCTCACGAGCGGCGACCTGCGCATCCCCTGGGAGGGCGGCGACGCCCGCGTGATCGGCGTGCGCCCCGGCCAGATCGTGACCGACTCGCTCGTGATGGCGCCGCGGGTCGCCGAGGGGGCCGCGGTCGCCGACCCCGTCCGCGACCTCGCCAAGATCGCCGTCATCGAGCGCCACCTGGGCACCGGCCGGGTCGGACTCGGCTTCATCCACGGCCTCGGCGTGCGCCGTGGCGCAATCGCCTCGACCGTCGCCCACGACGCCCACAACGTCGTCGTGGCGGGCGTGGACGACGACGACATGGTGCGGGCGGCGCGCCGGCTGGGCGAGATCGGCGGCGGCATGGTGGCCGTGCACGACCGCGGCATCAAGGCCGAGCTGGCGCTGCCCGTGGCCGGGCTCATGTCCGCGGCGCCGGCGGAGGACGTCGTGGCCGCCAGCCGTGCCCTCGGCGACGCCGCCCGGTCGCTGGGATGCACGCTCGAGGCGCCGTTCCACTCGATGGGCTTCCTCGCCCTCTCCGTGATCCCCGAGCTCAAGATCACCGACCACGGCCTGATCGACGTCGGCACGTTCTCGGTGGTCGGCCTGAACGCCTGA
- a CDS encoding HDIG domain-containing protein — protein sequence MADAPDLVHDRDAAWALLTEWTKAEALLRHCLAVEASVRAYAVHFGEDEPAWGNVALLHDFDYERHPTLDQHPQDGAPVLREHGYPEWFVRAIQSHGGHTGVTRESKLEHTLFACDEVSGFVHACGLVRPDGLATLEARSVRKKLKQPSFARGVNRDDVYEGAEELGVDLDGHITFVIAALRPIAAELGLRG from the coding sequence GTGGCGGACGCTCCCGACCTGGTGCACGATCGCGACGCGGCCTGGGCGCTCCTGACCGAGTGGACCAAGGCCGAGGCGCTCCTGCGCCACTGCCTCGCCGTCGAGGCCTCGGTGCGGGCGTACGCCGTCCACTTCGGCGAGGACGAGCCGGCCTGGGGCAACGTCGCCCTGCTCCACGACTTCGACTACGAGCGGCACCCGACGCTCGACCAGCATCCGCAGGACGGCGCGCCGGTGCTGCGCGAGCACGGCTACCCGGAGTGGTTCGTGCGGGCGATCCAGTCGCACGGCGGCCACACCGGCGTGACCCGCGAGTCGAAGCTCGAGCACACGCTGTTCGCCTGCGACGAGGTGTCGGGCTTCGTGCACGCGTGCGGCCTCGTCCGGCCGGACGGGCTGGCGACGCTCGAGGCGCGGTCGGTGCGCAAGAAGCTGAAGCAGCCGAGCTTCGCCCGCGGCGTCAACCGCGACGACGTGTACGAGGGCGCGGAGGAGCTCGGCGTGGATCTGGACGGGCACATCACGTTCGTGATCGCCGCCCTGCGCCCGATCGCGGCCGAGCTCGGCCTGCGCGGCTGA
- a CDS encoding aminotransferase class V-fold PLP-dependent enzyme: protein MPDRTELPSLEGCAYLNAGTNGPMPQSAIDAMSAEAAAMREPRIGNAAMERLLGLRARARAAAARALGAPESEVALTSSTSQGIGLVCAGLDWPEGGEVITTTEEHPGLLGPLDELSKRHGIAVRAVPSQDVIAAIGPKTTMVAISHVLWTTGLILPLPEIAAAAHAAGATLLIDGAQSGGAIPLDMHATGADFYAASGQKWLLGPQGTGALWVHPRQHDRLRPATPSYFTYADGHVGPLREGAARFDPGSLDTTVLAGFAAAMEWVEGLPGGRDAWLREAAENTAKARARLSAVAGASVHDPGGPTSGLIALRLDGHESADAVAHLAERNVLVRPIPETPYVRVSVGAWTDDADIEALAAGLESLG, encoded by the coding sequence TTGCCTGATCGAACCGAACTGCCCTCACTCGAGGGCTGCGCCTACCTGAACGCCGGCACGAACGGCCCGATGCCGCAGTCCGCGATCGACGCCATGTCGGCCGAGGCCGCCGCGATGCGCGAGCCGCGGATCGGCAACGCGGCGATGGAGCGGTTGCTGGGCCTGCGCGCCCGCGCCCGGGCCGCCGCCGCCCGCGCGCTCGGCGCGCCGGAGAGCGAGGTCGCCCTGACGTCGTCGACGTCGCAGGGCATCGGCCTCGTCTGCGCCGGCCTCGACTGGCCGGAGGGCGGCGAGGTGATCACGACGACCGAGGAGCACCCGGGCCTGCTCGGGCCGCTCGACGAGCTCTCGAAGCGCCACGGGATCGCCGTGCGCGCGGTGCCGTCGCAGGACGTGATCGCCGCGATCGGCCCGAAGACCACGATGGTGGCGATCTCGCACGTCCTGTGGACGACCGGGCTGATCCTGCCGCTGCCCGAGATCGCCGCCGCGGCCCACGCCGCCGGGGCGACCCTGCTGATCGACGGCGCCCAGTCGGGCGGGGCGATCCCGCTCGACATGCACGCAACCGGGGCGGACTTCTACGCGGCGTCCGGCCAGAAGTGGCTGCTCGGGCCGCAGGGGACGGGCGCGCTGTGGGTGCACCCGCGCCAGCACGACCGCCTCCGGCCGGCGACGCCGAGCTACTTCACCTACGCCGACGGCCACGTCGGGCCGCTGCGCGAGGGCGCGGCCCGCTTCGACCCCGGCAGCCTCGACACGACGGTGCTGGCCGGCTTCGCCGCGGCGATGGAGTGGGTCGAGGGGCTCCCGGGCGGCCGCGACGCGTGGCTGCGCGAGGCGGCCGAGAACACGGCCAAGGCACGCGCGCGGCTCTCCGCGGTCGCCGGCGCCTCGGTGCACGACCCCGGCGGGCCGACGAGCGGCCTGATCGCCCTGCGGCTCGACGGCCACGAGTCGGCCGACGCCGTCGCGCACCTGGCCGAGCGCAACGTGCTCGTGCGGCCGATCCCCGAGACGCCGTACGTGCGCGTGTCCGTCGGCGCCTGGACGGACGACGCCGACATCGAGGCGCTGGCCGCCGGCCTCGAGTCGCTGGGCTAG